Proteins encoded together in one Variovorax paradoxus EPS window:
- a CDS encoding SDR family oxidoreductase, which produces MKIENAVVLVTGANRGIGLAFTRELLARGARKVYAGARDPATITQAGVEPLRLDVNKPDEVAAAAALASDVTLVINNAGIAQAGGFLAPDSEAVARRIFETNFFAVLRMSKAFAPALAANGGGGLLNVLSVSSWVNGGDLAAYSASKSAAWSLTNALRSELAPQKTQVLGLHMAYVDTDLTRGFDVPKTSPEDIVRRALDGLEAGHDEVLADEITQQVKRGLVAS; this is translated from the coding sequence ATGAAGATCGAAAACGCAGTCGTCCTCGTCACCGGCGCCAACCGCGGCATCGGCCTCGCATTCACGCGCGAATTGCTCGCCCGCGGTGCCCGCAAGGTCTACGCCGGTGCACGCGATCCCGCCACCATCACGCAAGCCGGCGTCGAGCCGCTGCGGCTGGACGTCAACAAGCCCGATGAGGTGGCCGCCGCCGCGGCACTCGCCTCGGACGTGACGCTGGTCATCAACAACGCCGGCATCGCCCAGGCCGGAGGTTTTCTCGCGCCGGACAGCGAAGCGGTCGCGCGACGCATCTTCGAGACCAACTTCTTCGCCGTGCTGCGCATGAGCAAGGCCTTTGCGCCGGCGCTCGCGGCCAACGGCGGCGGCGGGTTGCTCAATGTGCTGTCGGTCTCCTCGTGGGTGAACGGCGGCGATCTGGCCGCGTACTCGGCGAGCAAGTCCGCGGCCTGGTCGCTCACCAACGCACTGCGCAGCGAACTCGCACCGCAGAAGACCCAGGTGCTGGGGCTGCACATGGCCTACGTCGACACCGACCTCACGCGCGGCTTCGACGTGCCCAAGACCAGCCCCGAGGACATCGTCCGCCGTGCGCTCGACGGCCTCGAAGCCGGCCACGACGAAGTGCTGGCCGACGAGATCACGCAGCAGGTCAAGCGCGGCCTGGTGGCGTCATGA
- a CDS encoding alpha/beta fold hydrolase, producing MKQEPPATWTNVPTRTITAGGVRFAYRELGTQNPGPPVVFLIHLAAVLDNWDPRVVDGFAARHRVIAFDNRGVGASSGAPAASIEDMARDAITFIQALGLGPVDLFGFSMGGMVAQDIVRMAPQLVRRMILTGTGPAGGEGIAKVARVTYFDMLRGLLTGQDPKQFLFFTRTPEGIRAGKAFLQRLAERSDNRDKAITVAALQAQLKALRRWGNGKPADLSKVQQPVLVANGDSDRMVPSSNTHEMARRLPNSELVIYPDSGHGAVFQFHADFVQRALAFLAR from the coding sequence ATGAAGCAGGAGCCACCGGCGACCTGGACGAACGTGCCGACACGCACGATCACCGCAGGTGGCGTGCGGTTCGCCTACCGCGAGCTGGGCACGCAGAACCCGGGTCCGCCGGTGGTGTTCCTCATCCATCTGGCCGCTGTGCTGGACAACTGGGACCCGCGCGTCGTCGACGGCTTCGCAGCACGGCATCGCGTGATTGCTTTCGACAACCGGGGCGTGGGCGCATCGAGCGGCGCCCCGGCGGCGTCGATAGAAGACATGGCCCGCGACGCGATCACTTTCATCCAGGCCCTGGGGCTCGGGCCGGTTGACCTCTTCGGGTTCTCGATGGGCGGGATGGTGGCCCAGGACATCGTGCGCATGGCGCCGCAACTCGTGCGCCGGATGATCCTCACGGGAACGGGGCCCGCGGGCGGCGAAGGCATCGCCAAGGTGGCCCGGGTGACGTATTTCGACATGCTCAGGGGCTTGCTCACCGGACAGGACCCCAAGCAGTTCCTGTTCTTCACCCGCACGCCCGAGGGCATCCGCGCGGGCAAGGCGTTTCTCCAGCGCCTGGCGGAGCGTTCGGACAACCGCGACAAGGCCATCACGGTGGCGGCGCTGCAGGCGCAATTGAAAGCCCTGCGCCGGTGGGGCAATGGAAAACCCGCGGATTTATCGAAAGTCCAGCAGCCGGTGCTGGTTGCCAATGGCGACAGCGATCGAATGGTCCCGAGCAGCAATACGCATGAAATGGCAAGGCGCCTGCCAAACAGCGAACTTGTGATTTATCCGGACTCGGGGCATGGGGCGGTATTTCAGTTTCACGCCGACTTCGTGCAGCGGGCGCTTGCATTTCTGGCGCGCTGA